One Spinacia oleracea cultivar Varoflay chromosome 4, BTI_SOV_V1, whole genome shotgun sequence DNA segment encodes these proteins:
- the LOC130471753 gene encoding uncharacterized protein, translated as MHNGKVIAYASRQLKPYEANYPTYDLKLAAIVYALKIWRHYLDGVRCKIFTDHTGLKYIFTQKDLNMRQRRRLDPTRHLDMQRLNLETVSGECLKGMMNALTIQPSVFDEIKENKVGDVKLEGIKENISQGKEIDFKIRDDGSLSIGMTPFEALYGRKCRGPLYAEVTLVRQLC; from the exons ATGCATAACggaaaggttattgcgtatgcatcaaggCAGTTGAAACCGTATGAAGCTAATTACCCTACCTATGACTTAAAGCTAGCAGCCATAGTGTATGCattgaaaatttggagacattacctggATGGTGTGAGGTGTAAGATATTCACGGATCACACgggtttgaagtacattttcacacagaaggatttgaatatgcgtcaAAGAAGACGTTTGGACCCGACTAGACATCTG GATATGCAACGATTGAATCTAGAGACCGTGAGTGGTGAATGTCTgaagggaatgatgaatgcgtTGACTATTCAACCatcagtatttgatgaaattaaGGAGAATAAAGTCGGAGATGTTAAGTTGGAGGGAATCAAGGAAAATATTTCGCAAGGAAAAGAAATAGATTTTAAGATCcgtgatgatggaagtttgag tataggaatgacaccatttgaggccTTGTATGGAAGGAAATGCAGAGGTCCACTATATGCTGAAGTGACATTAGTTAGACAGTTGTGTTAG